The genomic segment GAGTCTTTTCTCCTGCTGATTTCAGGTACAagaaatttgtttaaatttgaattccatttcatgatTGGTCTTCTACTGGGCCCTTCATTTTTGTTCCCCAAAATATCTTGCACTTTTTTTGAGTAAAGTTCATCTGGAGATTTAGAGTTGAACTTGATTGTGCCTCTTACATTACACGAAGGTGATAAGCTAATTCAGCCAAAATTTTCATATAATTTTCAGTGCGTCTACCTGCCTCCCTGATAATCCTAAAACTGTTCCACCTCTGTTGTGTACAGCACCAATAAAGGTTTGTTCttttgctgttctgggttggaAATGTCCATGGCATGTGCGCATGCTTTTAGCTGAAGTGTCTTTGCTTTGAAACTAATTTTGTCTGTTGCAATGCAGTTCCAATATGCAAACTACTCCAACCCCAAGTACAGAACTACTGGAAAAGGAAGATTAAAGCTGCAGTTGATCAACCAGAGATCGGATTTTTCTTTTGCACTATTCACTAGTGGATTGTTATCAGTATGCTGGCATCTTCTTACCCTTGCCTACTAGTTCCTACCTTTGCTATAATGTATTTTTCTCTCATTATAGTTTCTTGAAGGACTCACTTCTCTTGGTTATCTGAAAAAATTTACATATCTTACTTCTTCTTATTGAATAATCTCTTGCCAAAACTTGGGACAATAAGTAGGCCAAAGTATGTTGATCTTATCTTTATGCCTTGACAGTTTATGCCATCTGATATTGGTTGGACTTTCTCTGTGGATGAtcagttgttttgacttttctcagTAACGTTCTTTTGTTGCCTTGGAATTTTGTTCTATTGATTACAGCCGAAGCTGGTGGCCTTGTCAAATACAGTTACCTTTGCAAACCCAAATGCACCAGTCTATCCACGCTTAGCCCAAGGGAAGGAGTGGAATGAAGTAAGTTTACTTTGTTGTACAGTTGTGGATATGTCTTCAGGTTGCCTACTGTTGTCTGCCAAATGTAAATATGGGAAAACAATAACTTCTCATAATCGGGAATAATTTAGCAAGAAAGCAAAGGTAATCTCGACAATAATTTGTTATGTATTCGGGCGCCTGGCTTCCATTGTCTAGTTCCTTCTACGCATTCTAAATTTGCCCATTGACATTACTTGTTAAAAAACAATGGGTAAAAAGTCTCCTTATATTCATGACGTGTGGTCATCTTCAAATGTGCCGGTAATAAATGTATGAAATGATCTCCAGATGACTGTGACATGGACAAGCGGTTATGGACTGAATGAAGCAGAGCCTTTCCTCGAATGGGGTCTGAAAGGAGGAGAACAGAGACTTTCTCTAGCAGTGACATTGACATTTGATCGTAACACCATGTGTGGTGTGTTATATTCTGTCAAGTATTTGTACTTCACCTGCATTTTACGCATAATAGAAAACTTTGTTGCAATCAAACAAATATTTTTGCTGTATGTTTTTTACGTTCAACACGAATAACTTACATCTGTATGCAATCAATCTACACCAGTTTTAACTTCGACACAGCACAGAAAGTCACCACGGAGGAAGCATCACCACAGAATGCATGTAGCTATCAATCAATGTTAATTAAGATGAAAAAGTCATTTTTGGATTATAGGAATTGAACTTCTGAGCACTCTAGTTTTCGTCCTTGACTGATATTACTATGCTTTACAAATTGGCAGAACATGACAAGCTTTATGATGTACACTGATGTGCTATGACAAACTGTGCAGGAGCTCCAGCAAGAACTGTTGGGTGGCGTGACCCTGGATTTATTCATACAAGTTTCTTAAAGGAATTGTGGCCCAGCTCAGTGTACGTCATTAGAGAGTCTGCAAAAAAGAGATTAgacaaaaaaagagagagcaTCACATGGTCTTACTGGATGCGTTGTTATCTAGGTATTGCTTACTATCAGGACATGACAAATAAAACTCATCATATCCGCTACTTGATTATGCAGCTACACGTATAAGTTGGGCCATAGATTGTTCAATGGCACATATATCTGGAGTCAGATGTACCATTTTAGAGCATCACCTTATCCTGGGCAAAATTCTCTACAACGTGTGGTCATTTTTGGTGACATGGGAAAGGTTTGAAAACTTTTGGATACAGATTAACATGTATACCTTTTTCTCTCACTCCATCAacggatctttttttttttccatagtTGCATCAATGTGGAATATTTGTACTGTTTTTTAGTTTTGTCATCAAGAATCCATTTGCACTCAAAGGAGTCAATTATGTACTGAACCGACTATCTTCACTTATTGTGCTGCAGGGTGAAGCAGATGGCTCTAATGAATATAACAATCGTCAGCCTGGATCTCTTAATACAACCAAGCAGCTCGTAGAAAACTTGAATGACACTGATATAGTGTTCCACATTGGAGATATCTGTTATGCAAATGGATATCTTTCCCAGTGGGATCAGTTTACTTCTCAGATTGAACCTGTTGCTTCAAGAGTACCTTACATGATTGCAAGGTTTGTTTTGAATAGTCCAAGAACTAGTTGAGCATCTGCTTCTATTGTGCTTTTATTAGGTGTGGTGTTGATGATTTGTCTTAATAGTGGCAACCATGAGCGCGACTGGCCTGGAACAGGTTCATTCTACAACACCATGGATTCAGGAGGAGAATGTGGTATCTTGGCTCAGACTATGTTTTATGTTCCTACTGAGAACAGAGCTAAATTCTGGTATGCTGACAACATGTTTTGAATTTTCTTGAAACATCCATGAAAATCTTTCCATTACTTTGgttagttcatttgtttgtGTTGCAAAATTGACAAGTTATATGGCAATCAAAAATCCATCTCCATCTACATGGTTTCAAgcttttgagacaattaaactGCTGTATTAATAAATTCATAAAGAAACAAATAAGATGAAAACAAGTAGAAAATCCTCGCGATCTTTCTCACATGCAATCTAAGCATTTAATACTTGGAAAGGTGTGCCAAGAATGACATCAAAATGCGTGTCGTCTTGTTCTATCAGGTATTCCACAGACTATGGCATGTTCAGGTTCTGCATAGCTGACACAGAACATGATTGGAGAGAAGGAACGGAACAGCATAAATTCATTGAGCACTGCCTCGCATCTGTCGATAGACAGAAGCAGCCATGGCTAATCTTCCTCGCACATAGAGTTCTTGGCTATTCTTCATCTCCTGTGTATGCTTATGAAGGATCATTTGCAGAACCAATGGGAAGAGAGGGTCTTCAAAAACTCTGGCAGAAGTATAAAGTTGATATTGCCATATTTGGGCACGTTCATAATTATGAAAGGACCTGTCCAGTTTATGAGGTAGGTATTACAAACTTGACCTATCCTATAGGAGATGTCTATACTTTAGTCATCTAGCTGCATTTCGTGCATAACTTATTGAGAGACAGAATAAGGTTCTCCAGGTCAAGAATTGCTCTCTGGGTCTTTAATGCCtcaagcaatttatgaattttcaGTTAGTTTATCTTTGGACTAAAGACACTACATTCATGTCTTCCTGTCTGTCCACAGAATGTTTGTACAAGCAATGAGAAGCATTACTATCATGGCGCCTTAAAGGGGACAATACACGTGGTTGCAGGAGGAGCAGGAGCAAGCCTTGCTGAATTTTCTGCCATCCAAACTGCATGGAGTATTTTCAGAGATGTTGATCATGGATTTGTAAAATTGACTGCATTTGATCATTCAAATCTCTTGTTTGAGTACAAGAAAAGCAGAGATGGCAAAGTTTATGATTCATTCAGGATCTCCCGTGACTATAGGGACATCTTGGCCTGCACTGTGGATAGCTGCCCAGCTACAACCCTTGCAACTTGACTATTGGATGAAGGACTGCCATCTGCTAGACATTCAAGGCTCCTAATTAATGCTATATATGCTATGTTGAAATGAAGTAACTGATATATTTGTTGTGAGATGCGATAGACTAGTAGAAAGGCATTCCTCACATGTATGTCATACAACAGAAAAATAATCTTTCTTTTGTGTGAAAAAAATAAGCTATCACTAGCTTAACTTTGCCATCCACCAATAATAAAAAGAATTTGGTACTTCATATACTTTTTGAGACCCAGACCAATGCTCAGTTATTTTCTGCCGTAACACAAATAGACCCCAGTTCCCAAATTCTCTTAGTTGGGAAAACAAAGAGGAACTTTGGAGAGGTTATGAATTTATGATCGCTGCATTCCCTAGAGACGGTCTTGGCGAAATTTGGAACTTCAGGAACCAGGAACAGAATTTCTCTAGGGAAAAAGAGCATTCCAAAGTTAACTTTTACACCGCTTGGTTATGTTTTCGAGGATACAGAAAGTCTTGAGAAAGTGGATTCTGCTGGTACGCAGCTTAAATTTCTAATCAGAATGTAACAACACAAAAAGACAGAAAACAACCTTGAAGCTGACAAAATAAGCCGTAACATTCAACTTTCTCTGTAAATATTTTCTTTTGAGATATTGGCAACAAAGTAAACAGGTTCAATCTGTGCAGGATCAAAAACGGTGGATCAAAATAACATCCGACTCACTTTCACTATTGAATCACAatataatttgtatatttcctTCACTCAGCAGAGTCACACCAATGATCTGTAAGGATTTATAATCCCAAGTTCCTTCTGCCCGCATCTTTCAGAAAGTCTCCCAATATTCTTTGATCAAATATCATACTTGGCACCTGCAGACAAAGTTTCATCAGTTTTTGACCAGAACTAATTGAGATAACTGAAGCACAGGAACAAGTAGGTCGAACCTTGTCTCCAAAAAATATCTTCGAGTTATTAGCAATTGCTTCAATGAACTTGAGTTCCAAATACTCAGGAGTAAGCTTCATTTTGTTCGCTTCTGCCACTTTCATTGTTCTGAAACATAAAATAACAGGAGATTGTTAAAGTCCCTTGCTGTTACGAAACTCCTTTTTTAGTAATCTAAAAAGCAAAGAACATTCACCGATAAAACTCGGCATCAGCCAAACTCTTTTCACGAGCCATGTATATAGcatttgcaatctcctcttgctTCCTTGTGCTTTCTTTTTCCATCAACTTTTGCTCCATCTGGATCTTGCTAACATGAGCATACTTTTCAGCTTCACTTATTGCTACCTTCTTCTGCGTCTCAGCTTCCTTCTCTGCAACTTTCTGTCTCTCCATTGCAATCAAGACCTACACATAGAACAGAAGAACAGATACACCTCATTAGTATGGAAAGGTTAAGTTGATAAAATTGGTCATAAAAAAAGTCTTCACCGGCACCAGGAGAGCTCCATTATATTACATGAAAGGAAACATAAAATAGCCAACATCTTCACTATGTTTAGACAAATGCAAATCTAGAAACCTATAGTATTAAATACTTGAGAGAATTTTATAACAAATGCTCATTGAAGTATATGGCATTGTTTTCTTTCATGTACATGGAGCATGCTATCTTATGGGGGTCCCTGAAAATTATGAAGCAACCTAGGGGCGAAGAAAGTGAGATGAGTCTGACTAATTcaatttgaacccaaaaaaaaaaaaaaatcatctcattCTGACATGGttattcaaaagaaaatcaagaagaaataaaagtaaaaaaaaaaaaaggagaaacaaaTAGAAGCATTACCTTTGTGCGTTCCTCTTCCATCTGCTCAAAATTCCGCCTTATACTGTCAGGGATCTTAGGCTTTGTAACACGAACACTGATAATTTCAATACCAGGAGCATAACGTGTGCAATCAGCTTGAAGagcatctttcattttctcatcAATCTGGAAACAATCACACAGTCATCTTATCAAACAAACAATCACAAAAAAGATATAATTCAAAGAGCAGCAAGAGGATTGTGGAAAATTTCACACTGTAGTTCCAGCTCCAAACAGGAAACTGTCTAAAGAAAACAACAAACTGAAGAAAATGAACCAATATGTACTTTAAATAATAGACATAAAGACCAAATCATATTAGTGAAAACTTAATATTCATTCAGCATGGGCATTGGAGGATATGCACAGCATATATTTCAGGAATTTCTAGTTTCAGTAGTTAGGCAGGCATTTCCTAAGAAGGATAGGTTAACCTTCTCACCTGGTCAAACATATCAATGTAAACCTGCTGAAGGGAATGTACGCTGCAAAACTGATTGATCTCATGATGAATTTTATCATATATCCAAGTATTGTCATAATTGACACCATAGTTGAGCAGCGTTTCATAAACATACTGCTTACGAAGGCGGTTAACGACCTGCAAATATGCAGGTTAACACATACAGCAAAAACAATCATGAAGATAATAGAAGAAAAGGCGAGTAAGAAGGTAGATCTGATCAAATTACTTCTATCTTCTCAAAGTTGATCATTACACCCCCTTTTGTTCCACAGGGAATATCCCTCACCTGCATTTTAGCCCAAAACAGATTATCAGCAACCAGTCATGAGGTTCCCATTCTAATACAACTTTGCAATAAAATAATCCCCATGCTCACATTCACGCAAATACAATAAAATCTATACCAAATCTGTTTGAAGAGTAACTTGAATGGGCTCAAACTGGGTTATCAAAGGCAATTTCACATGAAAACCTAAAGACAGAAGAGTCTTAATCAGATGGCCGACATATCATACGAAcagagaaattaaaaaaatccaTTAAAAGATTAATACTCTTATGATGCAgagttaaacaacaaaaagCAAGAACCTGGATCGGTAATTGTCTTCAGAAGAGCACCCCCTCTCCAATAAACGCCAACATGGCCTTCTGGAACTTGATGTAAAGTAGCCAAGCTATCTAGCAAATTGGATGAAGAAGGAACAAGCACCTGTGACGTGGCCTGTAGAATGTCACAAGTTTCTTTATCATAGGCTTTACAGACAATAAACTTGTAGTTACCTTTCATAAAATTCTACGGTAACTAACAAGGATTTGTGATCCTAGTAACAACATTTTGACTTATTCTTAAAAAGTGTAACTGATCACCTAAGAAACAACCTACTAAGTGCAGTAAGGGTTAGCCAGCATGGTTCGGAAGGAAGTTTGAAGGTTTGCTAGATACTTTTGTGCTGTGTCCACTAGATTTCCTACTGAATCAGAGCCAAATGATTGGCATATTTAAGAGTGTCGTATTTCTGATCTTTACGGTCAACAGTTTATAGATTATGTCCCTATGtccctttttttattattggaaATGGTCCCAGAGCTGTACTATAATTTTTTCTGCTATGCTAAAGAAACATTTTTTCACCTCAGTTAATCAAATAAGGACGTGAAGATGACTCAAACTTAAAACTCCTCATTAGATGATAGAAGAGACCATCTTCAATGCAAGGAAATTGTCTCAAGTTGGATAGCAACCCCAGATCACCATACAAATGTGGTAGATGTACAGGATGGGGATTAGATCAGAGATGTTTGGGTTAGCTTAGAGTTGGAATTTTGTGTGTTATCGCGTACTTTACTCGTTGATATACATCTATCTTCCCCTTACTTAAAGTCAAATGCTGCTGACTGCTCTCtattttgtgtaatcgttcaaaTTATCCCTTCATGCATGCTGATTTGACTTCCAACAAAGACGATAACATTATTAAAATTATCAACAAATTACAAAAAGCAAGAATATCAATTTTTGGAACACAACTTCAATGCCATGAATGAAAAGAAAGTACAAGTGgcaaaaaaataaacaagaacAGGGCTAAAGAATTTTCAACAACCAAAGGCAACTAAGACTTTTCCGTGTCAAGCAAGCGATGGAGCATAAAACTAACTCTATCCCTACTCTAAATGCATAACTTTAGCACTGCTTAATTCAACAATTTTAGCATTGATGTTTTCCCCAGTTTGTTCAGGATATTCCATTAGTGCTATAAGTTTCTCTATAAGCTTATATGATCGAGGAGCAAAAATTCCAATTGAATTACGATAACGACCTCTGAGACCTTTACCAGTACTCATTTGATTGCTCGTTTTGTAAAGTCATCCATAATTTACAAGTATTGCAATTTGccttttgaagaaaattttttttttatgaacttAAGAGTTTACCTTACTGGTGCATCTTAATGTTTTTGTATCGATCCATCCTCAACAACAACATCTTGAACATCAAATTAAGTAAACAATCTGCCTCTAGAATATTAAGCTACATCACACAGCTAGCAATAAGCCTTCAAATGTTAATTTAATGCTCTAAACtaaccaaaatttcatttctagCAGAAGACAACTGATATAAATAGTAACTCAGGAATTACATTGAAGCAGAAAAAAGTACGTCGCACAATCAGATAATATCACCAGAGCACCTAAACCCGGAAACTCCCCTTAATTTACCTTAAAAATGAAACGCCTTCACAATTTACCATATAATAGTAATCTTATTAGTGTATTTATTTTGAATTAGAAAAAAAGGCTAGCCAATAAAATGTTCATTTACCTTTTGAAAATGTAGCAACCATCCAACAGCAATGGAAATAAATTACTTCTCAATATTCCATAATGAAACTCACATAGGCAATTCAAGTAAACGATTCCCAACCTTTTATGAGAAGCAATAAAAAGTCCTCAGTTCCACTTCATTATTAGTAAAACTAAAACATCCCCATATTCATCTACCTACACATAAAGCCGATACGTATTTAATACATTTTTCTGAAGCGAGACCACAGATAAGCAGTTACACTACTTTCGAAAGATATATAACCGTTAGTTACCACGAGAAAAATAGCAATGAAGGCAAAGAAGACTGTTAGGATCGGAGTGAAATCTGGGCCAGCGGGTCGCGGTGGCAGCGGCGGTTGCGGAGCGGCAGCTCCCTGCTGTTGCTGAGCATCCATGGCGGCGCGGTTACAATTTCTTAGCTACTCAGTCGTCTCCTCCCGTTCGTCCTTTTTCCTTCTCCTGCAATTGTAACTAACTAGCACGGTACTAATGTAATTTCTTCATCCTCATCACTTCTTCTGGTCCTACTTATAGCCATTGCACTTAACCTAAGTTGGAGGAAGGAATAACAATAACAAGAGCAAAGAAAAACATTAGAAATTTTTGCATAGAAAAACCCGAGTTTCTGCCAAGAACATTTGATTTCGGGAGCGTGGCACGGACGGTCCAACCGTCCCTTTACACTGCAACATTTTTTTCAACATTTTGTAACTCTATCCTTATAATAAAAGTATGATATTTTATTACTATTCATATAAGTGTTATATGTAATAATTGTGTCTCTATTATtaagttttataaataattcGCATAGAATTAAACATtgttcaaaaaatattacatcGTTCAAAACGATTGTTATTGACAACCATTGGTGCCCTTGATCATTTGATCTCGTTGTGACATCACTCAATAACGTGTAAAAGTCGCACAATCGATAATGTGTATAGAGGtggtttaaaaatttatttttgtactatgatttattgctttttttttcttggcgtGTGTGTAagatatgtgaaataaaaaacatCAGTAAAAAGATAAATCTGATAGTCTTATTAatgacattttctttttttggataGATTGTGAAAAAAGTTACATAAAAAATgaacaacaaaaaaattgagtgtcaataaaattaattcaaaaagcTTTAAAAAATGGATAGATCGAAAGGGAATTTCTGTGTGAATAATTCTTTCCAAGCAACCCTAATTGCTATGCATAAAAGAGTTGAATTGTCGAGAACAAGTAACAAACCATCAAAGTCCACAATGTACTAGTGTTTGATGGAAGTCCTTTGAATGGACCTAGTGATAATTGCACCAAgcaatttctcaaaatttgttgtttaattCACTAAAATACGCAACACCTATTAAATAAACGACGACTGAATTTAAAATAGGATAGAGATAGACACGATTAGCTATGTCGAACAGACGAACAAAATCAACTtcttgaaaattaaaatttcctTGCAACTTCCTACTATATGTTAGAAAAATGAAGTCCATTTCACACTTCTATAACTTTCTAACATATGGTTCCCACTTTGATTAGTTTAAAGCATTACAGAGCTAGTCAAGAGACGAGGACCATGACTATACGTGGAAATCCATTGGTGATTGGACTTTCTTCCAAAAAAATTCTAACAAATGTTTCCAACAAATTCCTTTGCCATTGCGGGGGGATTTTTCAAGAGCTACCCCAAATGCTTCAAAGACCTTTCTCTTAATCGCTGATAATCTAGAAACCATTTTATATTCCCGAATTGACCCTGTCTCCACATTTTCATTTTCGTAATCCACTACAACTCTGATACTCATCGAGCAAGTAATGTTTGGCCAAACTACTTTGGCAATCTTACCACAAAACAATGCTCATCTGGATTGCGCATTTTGGgagtttttataataaaaataatattataGCACTCTGTTCTAGATGTAATctatacaagaaaaaaaatggttgaaaaaCATATTCagtaaatattttctaaaattttaaaaagctGCAATGCAAACGATGTCAATAGAATGATACTGTGAAtttctattaaaaaaatatttaaattgtATTAGTGTAAGCCTTCTCATCTAACCAGATTGATTATTTGcctgctttttccttttttgcatAAGATTgagtaaacatttttttttttgtggcaaTAATAAGCTTCATAACCCATTGTATGCTTCTTCTTATTCCCCTTTTTTCCCCCTCTTTTCCAACTTCTAAATGGAATCCTTATATTATATAAAAATGAGTTGTGGTTAAAGAGggattttgaatttcaaccgcatggATAGGGGAATTTTTGAAATGTAAAATGATGTGgagtttatttttagttttgcgCACAAGTGATGATAGCATGTGTTTTGATATGTTTACAGAAATCTCCTCATATTTGTACATTTAAAGTGTTTATTTATGGAGATATTTGGGTATTTTTGAATGTGAGATTATTTTATAATAGTTTTTGCATCGAGTGCAAGTCATACAAGCTTATTTATTAGTGTAATTACTTAAATGGTGTTACAGACACATTTACTTGAAAAGTGGTATTTATTGTGCAATTGAAATGAAGACACATTTCTATAATCTTACTTTCAAGAATGGAGGGTTTGGAGATGAGAGTTGTTTAAGTCTAGAGGGACGATTTTAGGCTAAACAAagcatttttgtaattttacCATTTGAGGATATTGAATTACTTGAAATATATTCAATTGTCTTTGCCATTTACATCTCAAGTAAACTAAAGAAAATATGGGTGTGTTAATGAATTAAATTTCAACATCGGTTATGGTTGTCTAAATGTCTTCTTCTTCACATTCTTcagtttttttcctttcaactttCAGGATTG from the Coffea arabica cultivar ET-39 chromosome 11e, Coffea Arabica ET-39 HiFi, whole genome shotgun sequence genome contains:
- the LOC113719328 gene encoding probable inactive purple acid phosphatase 1; protein product: MRVLVTFLAVFSALLRFPGVKSHGVQPLSAIALHRAVIDIDDQAYIRATPLILGVNGQNKEWVTVEYGIQNPSVDDWIGVFSPADFSASTCLPDNPKTVPPLLCTAPIKFQYANYSNPKYRTTGKGRLKLQLINQRSDFSFALFTSGLLSPKLVALSNTVTFANPNAPVYPRLAQGKEWNEMTVTWTSGYGLNEAEPFLEWGLKGGEQRLSLAVTLTFDRNTMCGAPARTVGWRDPGFIHTSFLKELWPSSVYTYKLGHRLFNGTYIWSQMYHFRASPYPGQNSLQRVVIFGDMGKGEADGSNEYNNRQPGSLNTTKQLVENLNDTDIVFHIGDICYANGYLSQWDQFTSQIEPVASRVPYMIASGNHERDWPGTGSFYNTMDSGGECGILAQTMFYVPTENRAKFWYSTDYGMFRFCIADTEHDWREGTEQHKFIEHCLASVDRQKQPWLIFLAHRVLGYSSSPVYAYEGSFAEPMGREGLQKLWQKYKVDIAIFGHVHNYERTCPVYENVCTSNEKHYYHGALKGTIHVVAGGAGASLAEFSAIQTAWSIFRDVDHGFVKLTAFDHSNLLFEYKKSRDGKVYDSFRISRDYRDILACTVDSCPATTLAT
- the LOC113717546 gene encoding uncharacterized protein isoform X1; its protein translation is MDAQQQQGAAAPQPPLPPRPAGPDFTPILTVFFAFIAIFLVATSQVLVPSSSNLLDSLATLHQVPEGHVGVYWRGGALLKTITDPGFHVKLPLITQFEPIQVTLQTDLVRDIPCGTKGGVMINFEKIEVVNRLRKQYVYETLLNYGVNYDNTWIYDKIHHEINQFCSVHSLQQVYIDMFDQIDEKMKDALQADCTRYAPGIEIISVRVTKPKIPDSIRRNFEQMEEERTKVLIAMERQKVAEKEAETQKKVAISEAEKYAHVSKIQMEQKLMEKESTRKQEEIANAIYMAREKSLADAEFYRTMKVAEANKMKLTPEYLELKFIEAIANNSKIFFGDKVPSMIFDQRILGDFLKDAGRRNLGL
- the LOC113717546 gene encoding uncharacterized protein isoform X2; translation: MDAQQQQGAAAPQPPLPPRPAGPDFTPILTVFFAFIAIFLVVLVPSSSNLLDSLATLHQVPEGHVGVYWRGGALLKTITDPGFHVKLPLITQFEPIQVTLQTDLVRDIPCGTKGGVMINFEKIEVVNRLRKQYVYETLLNYGVNYDNTWIYDKIHHEINQFCSVHSLQQVYIDMFDQIDEKMKDALQADCTRYAPGIEIISVRVTKPKIPDSIRRNFEQMEEERTKVLIAMERQKVAEKEAETQKKVAISEAEKYAHVSKIQMEQKLMEKESTRKQEEIANAIYMAREKSLADAEFYRTMKVAEANKMKLTPEYLELKFIEAIANNSKIFFGDKVPSMIFDQRILGDFLKDAGRRNLGL